A genomic stretch from Bradyrhizobium sp. 195 includes:
- a CDS encoding LysR substrate-binding domain-containing protein, translating to MELQQLRCFVAAAEQLHFGRAAQHLQMLPSALGRQIRLLEEDLGTRLFARTTRAVSLTEDGATLLRDARAILARVEAVASNLRNRSRAGAARKFRVGAIDSAAAGLLPALLRDFRAKHPDIAVQLLEDKTVRLLPKILTGALDLAFVRPPTSADKRLEFRDLLQETAIVAFPQRHALAKRTSITLAEIAEEAMLVPDRRSRPHSHDLTMKLFEQAGLTPRMVQVADEKQTIINLVATKLGVAIVPRWTARMAVTGVRFVSLRPKQSGPVGRLPLAAAWLRGSRDPARDAMLEVLDARLRSYAREA from the coding sequence ATGGAATTGCAACAGCTTCGATGCTTCGTGGCGGCGGCCGAGCAGTTGCATTTTGGCCGCGCGGCGCAGCATCTCCAGATGCTGCCCTCCGCGCTCGGCCGCCAGATCAGGTTGCTGGAGGAGGATCTGGGCACGCGGCTGTTTGCGCGGACGACGCGTGCGGTGTCGCTGACGGAAGATGGCGCGACGCTGTTGCGCGATGCGCGCGCCATCCTCGCCCGCGTCGAGGCGGTCGCGAGCAATCTGCGCAATCGCTCGCGCGCGGGGGCTGCTCGAAAATTCCGGGTCGGCGCCATCGACAGTGCCGCGGCCGGGCTGTTGCCGGCGCTCTTGCGCGACTTCCGTGCAAAACATCCTGACATCGCGGTGCAGCTTCTCGAGGACAAGACCGTCCGGCTGCTGCCAAAGATTTTGACCGGCGCGCTCGATCTCGCCTTTGTTCGGCCGCCGACCAGTGCGGACAAGCGGCTCGAATTCCGCGATCTGCTCCAGGAGACCGCGATCGTGGCATTCCCGCAGCGGCATGCGCTGGCCAAGAGGACGTCGATCACGCTGGCCGAGATCGCCGAGGAGGCGATGCTGGTACCGGACCGCCGTTCGCGGCCGCACAGCCACGACCTCACGATGAAGCTGTTCGAACAGGCCGGGTTGACGCCGCGCATGGTGCAGGTTGCCGATGAGAAGCAAACCATCATCAATCTTGTCGCAACGAAGCTCGGAGTCGCGATCGTGCCGCGCTGGACCGCGCGGATGGCGGTGACGGGCGTGCGCTTCGTGTCGCTGCGGCCGAAGCAGAGCGGCCCGGTCGGTCGGCTGCCGCTTGCTGCCGCATGGCTGCGCGGCTCGCGCGATCCGGCCCGCGATGCGATGCTGGAGGTGCTCGATGCCCGCCTGCGCAGCTATGCGCGGGAGGCTTGA
- a CDS encoding aspartate dehydrogenase yields MTERNDLRVAIAGLGSIGTKIATALDQGIEGLVLSAVAVRDPAKHRAFLDSLRRPPQVLPIGQLGEAADIVVECAPSNQLRAIVEPAVKRGKAAVVVSVGGLLDNFDLVDLARANGGRILVPTGALIGLDAVNAAAVGTIHSVRMVTRKPIDGLKGAPFIVANNIDIDKLSEPLKLFEGSAREAAKGFPANLNVAVALSLAGVGPDRTQVQIWADPTVTRNVHRIEVEADSARFSMAIENIPSENPKTGLITALSVIALLRKQRATLCVGT; encoded by the coding sequence ATGACCGAACGAAACGACTTGCGGGTTGCCATCGCGGGCTTGGGCTCGATCGGCACCAAGATCGCGACAGCGCTCGATCAGGGCATCGAAGGGCTAGTGCTATCCGCGGTGGCGGTGCGGGATCCCGCAAAGCATCGGGCGTTCCTCGATAGCCTCCGCCGCCCGCCGCAGGTCCTGCCCATCGGCCAGCTCGGCGAAGCCGCCGACATCGTGGTGGAATGTGCGCCGAGCAACCAGTTGCGCGCGATCGTTGAGCCCGCGGTGAAGCGCGGCAAGGCCGCGGTCGTGGTCAGCGTCGGCGGGCTGCTCGATAATTTTGATCTCGTCGATCTCGCCCGCGCCAATGGCGGCCGCATCCTCGTGCCGACAGGCGCCCTGATCGGGCTCGATGCCGTCAATGCCGCCGCGGTCGGCACCATTCATTCGGTCAGGATGGTCACGCGCAAGCCGATCGACGGGCTGAAGGGCGCGCCGTTCATCGTCGCGAACAACATCGACATCGACAAGCTGAGCGAGCCGCTGAAACTGTTCGAGGGGAGCGCTCGGGAAGCAGCAAAGGGCTTTCCAGCCAATCTCAATGTCGCCGTGGCGCTGTCGCTCGCGGGCGTCGGGCCGGATCGTACCCAGGTGCAGATCTGGGCCGATCCGACCGTGACGCGCAACGTTCACCGCATCGAGGTCGAGGCGGATTCAGCGCGCTTCTCGATGGCGATCGAGAATATCCCGTCGGAGAATCCCAAGACCGGCCTGATCACGGCGCTCTCGGTGATCGCGCTGCTGCGCAAGCAGCGCGCCACGCTGTGTGTGGGGACGTGA
- a CDS encoding PQQ-dependent sugar dehydrogenase, which translates to MTFSSIFAQFVAVLGGMALQWRKMTGTEPAPAWGEKPAIPEAKPQGAIPTLKMPTARGWSEGQKPTVAPGLKVNAFATGLDHPRWIEVLPNGDVLIAEATQIAGAPRSVFHYAMQATMRRAAALGVSANRITLLRDKDGDGVAEVRGTFMENLSQPFGMALVGDTFYVGNTDGVMAFPYVAGADRIIAPGKRLTTFKPNGHWTRSLLASPDGKKLYAGVGSLSNIAEMGMEVEQGRAAVYELDLVAGTHRIFGAGLRNPVGLAWEPNTGVLWTVVNERDGLGDETPPDYLTSVRDGGFYGWPYCYWGKTVDDRVPQDPAMVAKALQPDYALGGHTASLGLCWMPAGTLPGFPDGMVIGQHGSWNRSKLSGYKLVFIPFENGKPSGPGRDILSGFLSPDEKESYGRPVGVTIGPDKTSLLMADDVGNVIWRVTGA; encoded by the coding sequence ATGACATTTTCCAGCATCTTCGCGCAGTTCGTCGCAGTCCTCGGCGGCATGGCGCTGCAATGGCGCAAGATGACGGGCACCGAGCCGGCGCCGGCCTGGGGCGAGAAGCCCGCCATTCCCGAAGCGAAGCCGCAAGGCGCGATCCCGACGCTGAAGATGCCGACCGCGCGCGGCTGGAGCGAAGGACAGAAGCCGACGGTCGCGCCCGGGCTCAAGGTCAATGCATTCGCGACCGGTCTCGATCATCCGCGCTGGATCGAGGTGCTGCCGAATGGCGACGTGCTGATCGCGGAGGCGACACAAATCGCGGGCGCACCAAGGTCCGTGTTTCACTATGCGATGCAGGCGACGATGCGGCGCGCCGCCGCGCTCGGCGTTTCCGCCAACCGCATCACGCTGCTGCGCGACAAGGACGGCGACGGCGTTGCGGAGGTTCGCGGCACCTTCATGGAAAACCTCAGCCAACCCTTCGGCATGGCGCTGGTCGGCGACACTTTCTATGTTGGCAACACCGACGGCGTGATGGCGTTTCCCTATGTCGCGGGCGCCGACCGCATCATCGCGCCGGGCAAGCGGCTCACCACCTTCAAGCCAAACGGACACTGGACGCGCAGCCTGCTCGCAAGCCCCGACGGCAAGAAACTCTATGCCGGTGTCGGCTCGCTCAGCAACATCGCCGAGATGGGCATGGAGGTCGAGCAGGGCCGCGCGGCGGTGTACGAACTCGACCTCGTCGCCGGCACGCATCGCATTTTCGGCGCAGGCCTGCGCAATCCGGTGGGCCTTGCCTGGGAGCCCAACACGGGCGTGCTCTGGACCGTCGTCAACGAGCGCGATGGCCTCGGCGATGAGACACCGCCGGATTATCTCACCTCGGTGCGCGACGGCGGTTTCTACGGCTGGCCCTATTGCTACTGGGGCAAGACGGTGGACGATCGCGTGCCGCAGGATCCGGCAATGGTCGCCAAGGCGCTTCAACCGGACTACGCGCTCGGCGGCCACACCGCTTCGCTCGGCCTTTGCTGGATGCCCGCCGGCACCCTGCCGGGCTTCCCCGATGGCATGGTGATCGGCCAGCACGGATCGTGGAATCGCAGCAAGCTCTCAGGCTACAAGCTGGTGTTCATTCCGTTCGAGAACGGCAAGCCCTCCGGCCCCGGCCGCGACATCCTGTCGGGCTTCCTGTCCCCGGACGAGAAGGAATCCTACGGCCGCCCGGTCGGCGTCACGATCGGCCCCGACAAGACCTCGCTGCTGATGGCCGACGACGTCGGCAACGTGATCTGGCGCGTGACGGGGGCTTAG
- a CDS encoding methyltransferase family protein: MSFDFSKLLSVAWGGWTTAWPTELLALIWLAFLASWVGASFWQGQTKKQVMTLESQRYRLPILVGGILYTPWVAQLMGWKPLWVLGNTGITIAAVLSAAGIAFAWWGRLHLGKFWSNTITHKEDHRVIDTGPYGFVRHPIYTGLIFGMLVTGIAIGLVTTILGAILISLGMWQKGRMEEVFLSKELGEDAYGAYCRRVPMIIPFLSPR, encoded by the coding sequence ATGTCCTTCGATTTCAGCAAGCTTCTCTCCGTGGCCTGGGGTGGCTGGACCACGGCCTGGCCGACCGAACTCCTCGCCCTGATCTGGCTTGCCTTTCTTGCCAGCTGGGTTGGCGCATCGTTCTGGCAGGGACAGACCAAGAAGCAGGTCATGACGCTGGAGTCGCAGCGCTATCGCCTGCCGATCCTGGTCGGCGGCATCCTGTACACGCCGTGGGTTGCACAGCTCATGGGCTGGAAGCCGCTCTGGGTGCTCGGCAACACCGGCATCACCATCGCCGCGGTCCTCTCGGCCGCCGGCATCGCCTTCGCCTGGTGGGGCCGGCTGCATCTCGGAAAGTTCTGGTCCAACACCATCACCCACAAGGAAGATCATCGCGTCATCGACACCGGCCCCTACGGCTTCGTGCGTCACCCGATCTACACCGGTCTGATCTTCGGCATGCTCGTCACCGGCATCGCGATCGGCCTCGTCACGACGATCCTTGGTGCGATCCTGATCTCGCTCGGCATGTGGCAGAAGGGCCGGATGGAAGAGGTGTTCCTCTCCAAGGAGCTCGGCGAAGACGCCTACGGCGCCTATTGCCGCCGCGTGCCGATGATCATTCCGTTCCTGTCGCCGCGGTAG
- a CDS encoding NAD-dependent epimerase/dehydratase family protein, producing the protein MALVLVTGGSGFIGHHLVEALRARGQRVRVLDVRAPAAANTDVEHVHGSVLDSAAVDTAIAGVDQVYHLAGLPGMWVANKQDFHEVNCRGTEIVLAAAMKRGVSRFLHCSTESILFPYSALNGVPAEEALQPADAMPGAYTRSKSLAEHHAAKAAANGFPLVIGTPTMPIGAADHNLTPPTAMLWYFLQKKVQPHLNFLVNLVDVRDVAMGLVLTMERGRLGQRYILGGDCVPLGNILRMMSAMSGRRQYPVVVPGRIAELSAIMLEYISDHVTRRPPNGTAEGVRIALAASDLSIGKARTELGYSPRPIEPVLRETITHLLARNGQQPSGAIKHHALSSRAS; encoded by the coding sequence ATGGCTCTCGTACTGGTTACCGGTGGCAGTGGCTTCATCGGACATCATCTCGTAGAAGCGCTCCGCGCCCGTGGGCAGCGGGTGCGTGTGCTCGACGTCCGTGCGCCGGCCGCCGCAAACACGGACGTTGAACATGTCCACGGCTCGGTGCTGGACAGCGCCGCGGTCGATACTGCGATCGCTGGGGTCGATCAGGTCTATCACCTCGCCGGCCTGCCGGGCATGTGGGTCGCCAACAAGCAGGACTTTCACGAGGTCAATTGCCGCGGCACGGAGATCGTGCTCGCGGCCGCAATGAAGCGCGGCGTCTCGCGCTTTTTGCACTGCTCGACGGAATCGATCCTGTTCCCCTATTCCGCTCTCAATGGCGTTCCCGCTGAAGAGGCGCTGCAGCCGGCCGATGCGATGCCGGGCGCCTATACGCGGTCGAAGTCGCTCGCCGAGCATCATGCCGCCAAGGCAGCAGCCAACGGCTTTCCGCTGGTGATCGGCACGCCGACCATGCCGATCGGCGCCGCCGACCACAATCTGACGCCGCCGACGGCGATGCTGTGGTACTTCCTTCAGAAGAAGGTGCAGCCGCATCTGAACTTCCTGGTCAACCTCGTTGACGTCCGCGACGTGGCCATGGGTCTGGTGCTGACCATGGAGCGCGGCCGCCTCGGCCAGCGCTACATCCTCGGCGGCGATTGCGTTCCGCTCGGCAACATCCTGCGGATGATGTCGGCGATGAGCGGCCGCCGGCAATATCCGGTCGTCGTGCCCGGCAGGATCGCCGAGCTCTCCGCGATCATGCTCGAATACATCTCCGATCATGTCACGCGCCGGCCGCCCAACGGCACCGCCGAGGGCGTGCGCATCGCGCTCGCCGCCAGCGACCTCTCGATCGGCAAGGCCCGCACCGAGCTCGGCTATTCGCCGCGTCCGATCGAGCCGGTCCTGCGCGAAACCATCACCCATCTGCTCGCTCGTAACGGCCAGCAGCCCTCCGGCGCCATCAAGCATCACGCCCTGTCCTCGCGCGCGAGCTGA
- a CDS encoding Mpo1 family 2-hydroxy fatty acid dioxygenase — MGGYFQRQLAVYVEYHRDPRNTAMHVVGILLLFTGAVLPLTLVRLPLFGFDVSLAVILALPVLLYWLLLDMALGIGILAVSIVLFSVATSIAAQVSTATMWAIFAALVALGFAAQAIGHKVFEGREASLFTFPSHLLLGPMFVMAKLFIALGFRRDLAAILAPLPTNSLSTR, encoded by the coding sequence ATGGGTGGCTATTTTCAGCGCCAACTTGCCGTTTATGTCGAGTACCATCGCGACCCCCGGAACACGGCGATGCATGTGGTCGGTATTCTTCTGTTGTTTACGGGCGCCGTGCTGCCGCTGACGCTGGTCAGGCTTCCGCTGTTTGGTTTCGATGTCAGCCTGGCGGTGATCCTGGCCTTGCCGGTTCTGCTCTATTGGCTGCTGCTCGACATGGCGCTCGGGATCGGCATCCTGGCCGTCTCGATCGTGCTGTTTTCGGTTGCGACGAGCATTGCGGCGCAAGTCAGCACCGCGACGATGTGGGCGATTTTCGCCGCGCTGGTGGCGCTCGGCTTCGCCGCGCAGGCCATCGGCCACAAGGTTTTTGAGGGCCGCGAAGCCTCGTTGTTCACTTTTCCTTCGCATCTTTTGCTTGGACCGATGTTCGTGATGGCAAAATTATTCATTGCATTGGGCTTCCGTCGCGACCTTGCCGCGATTCTGGCGCCTCTTCCGACCAATTCCCTTTCAACCCGATAG
- a CDS encoding OmpA family protein, with protein MRAKRLFTTGLSIALGFALLAGAARAQTAAPTRDDIVGKLNHFEEAAEVDLPALKQQVMERAKARIKNDPGPVNRPPIVPDLAKLPAFNVQIQFDADTPIIQPASYQTVGRIADAMVHSSLLPYTFLIVGHVESNSKTREANAILSQRRADAIRDVLVNTFKISTKRLHPIGLGEEQFLDRAKPTSAVNGQLQILTYAKLPEEAPAHPAAAPAPAAKKPAKKR; from the coding sequence ATGCGCGCCAAGAGGCTCTTCACTACCGGATTAAGCATCGCGCTGGGCTTCGCCCTGCTCGCGGGCGCTGCACGCGCGCAGACGGCGGCGCCGACACGCGACGACATCGTCGGCAAGCTCAACCATTTCGAAGAAGCCGCCGAGGTCGATCTTCCCGCGCTGAAGCAGCAGGTGATGGAGCGCGCCAAGGCCAGGATCAAGAACGATCCGGGACCGGTGAACCGGCCACCGATCGTGCCTGACCTCGCCAAGCTGCCCGCCTTCAACGTGCAGATCCAGTTCGATGCCGACACGCCGATCATCCAGCCGGCCTCCTACCAGACCGTCGGCCGCATCGCCGACGCCATGGTTCATTCCTCGCTGCTGCCCTACACGTTCCTGATCGTCGGTCACGTCGAATCCAATTCGAAGACACGCGAGGCGAACGCGATCCTGAGTCAGCGCCGCGCCGACGCGATCCGCGACGTGCTGGTGAACACGTTCAAGATCTCGACCAAGCGGCTGCACCCGATCGGCCTCGGCGAGGAGCAGTTTCTCGACCGGGCCAAGCCAACCTCGGCCGTCAACGGCCAGTTGCAAATCCTGACCTATGCCAAGCTGCCTGAAGAGGCGCCTGCGCATCCGGCTGCGGCGCCTGCGCCTGCGGCGAAAAAGCCCGCCAAGAAGCGCTGA
- a CDS encoding type II toxin-antitoxin system HicB family antitoxin: protein MAQYIAIIEDAGPDHAVSLWFPDLPGCISGGDDVEEALENAPEALAFYAQELSAESRELPPPRTLDELKADPDVADDLRNHTVALIEWPPLDAPE, encoded by the coding sequence ATGGCTCAATACATCGCCATCATCGAGGACGCGGGCCCGGACCATGCGGTCAGCCTCTGGTTTCCGGACCTGCCCGGGTGCATTTCCGGCGGCGATGATGTCGAGGAGGCCCTGGAGAATGCGCCTGAGGCACTCGCATTCTATGCGCAGGAGCTGAGCGCGGAAAGTCGCGAGCTTCCCCCGCCGCGGACGCTGGACGAACTCAAGGCCGACCCCGATGTGGCCGACGATCTCAGAAACCATACCGTCGCCCTGATCGAATGGCCGCCCCTCGACGCCCCGGAGTGA
- a CDS encoding ATP-dependent helicase, translating to MIRMTEPSKITNVPDHQPAAGGIAARARASVGPKYLSGLNPEQREAVETLDGPVLVLAGAGTGKTRVLTTRIAHILSQGRARPAEILSVTFTNKAAREMKHRLGQMLGHAVEGMPWLGTFHSIGGRILRVHAELAQLKSNFTVLDVDDQVRLLKQLLQADNIDDKRWPARMLAGLIDGWKNRGLTPSQVPSGEAATFANGKGGKLYASYQERLKILNAADFGDLLLENIRIFREHPDILRQYQQRFKFILVDEYQDTNVAQYLWLRLLSQAPASASAKPTTPTVIPGRVEDANPESRDESDDRDSGFDATHRPGMTEHAVSAPVGALPTKNICCVGDDDQSIYGWRGAEVDNILRFDHDFPGAKVIRLERNYRSTGHILAAASHLIAHNEGRLGKTLRTEDQDGEKVTVTGSWDSEEEARGIGEEIEQIQRKGEKLNEVAILVRASYQMREFEDRFVTLGLPFRVIGGPRFYERAEIRDALAYLRVINSPADDLAFERIVNVPKRGLGDATVQMLHDHARKRRIPLFEAARAVVETDELKPKARGSLRDVVAQFDRWRAQREVTAHTDLAQIVLDESGYTEMWQKDRSADAAGRLENLKELVRSMEEFENLQGFLEHISLVMDRDSGADEDAVSLMTLHSAKGLEFDNVFLPGWEEGLFPSQRTLDEQGRAGLEEERRLGHVGLTRARRRAMIYFATNRRIHGTWSTTIPSRFLDELPAANVEITESKGGSAWGGTGGYGASRFDDMEAFGSTYSTPGWQRAQANRNRGGGRNGGGRSGGFEEEAATFSSSSSSSGPDFGSFSSRRRGPLTIEGELVAKSTGTTSEFSLSDRVFHQKFGYGRVTKIDGNKLTIAFDKAGEKKVVDSYVQRA from the coding sequence ATGATTCGCATGACCGAGCCGAGCAAGATCACCAACGTACCCGACCATCAGCCCGCAGCCGGCGGCATCGCCGCGCGAGCGCGCGCCTCCGTGGGCCCGAAATACCTCTCCGGGCTCAATCCGGAGCAGCGCGAGGCGGTGGAGACGCTGGACGGCCCGGTCCTGGTGCTGGCAGGCGCCGGCACCGGCAAGACCCGCGTGCTGACCACGCGGATCGCCCACATCCTGAGCCAGGGCCGCGCCCGTCCCGCCGAGATCCTGTCGGTGACCTTCACCAACAAGGCCGCGCGCGAGATGAAGCACCGGCTCGGCCAGATGCTCGGCCACGCCGTCGAGGGCATGCCGTGGCTCGGCACCTTCCACTCCATCGGCGGCCGCATCCTGCGCGTCCATGCCGAGCTGGCGCAGCTCAAGTCGAATTTCACCGTGCTCGATGTCGACGACCAGGTGCGGCTCTTGAAGCAGCTGCTGCAGGCCGACAACATCGACGACAAGCGCTGGCCGGCACGGATGCTGGCCGGCCTGATCGACGGCTGGAAGAACCGCGGCCTGACGCCGTCGCAGGTGCCCTCAGGCGAAGCCGCCACCTTCGCCAACGGCAAGGGCGGCAAGCTCTATGCGAGCTATCAGGAGCGGCTGAAGATCCTGAACGCTGCCGATTTCGGCGATCTTCTGCTGGAGAACATCCGCATCTTCCGCGAGCATCCGGATATCCTCCGGCAGTACCAGCAGCGCTTCAAGTTCATTCTGGTCGACGAATATCAGGACACCAACGTCGCGCAATATCTGTGGCTGCGGCTGCTGTCGCAGGCGCCGGCGTCGGCGTCGGCAAAGCCAACGACACCAACCGTCATTCCGGGGCGCGTCGAAGACGCGAACCCGGAATCTAGAGATGAGTCCGACGATCGAGATTCCGGGTTCGATGCTACGCATCGCCCCGGAATGACGGAGCATGCGGTTAGCGCGCCGGTGGGCGCACTCCCCACCAAGAACATCTGCTGCGTCGGCGACGACGACCAGTCGATCTATGGCTGGCGCGGCGCCGAGGTCGACAACATCTTGCGCTTCGACCACGATTTCCCCGGCGCCAAGGTCATCCGCCTCGAGCGCAATTACCGCTCGACCGGCCACATCCTCGCCGCCGCATCGCATCTGATCGCGCATAACGAAGGCCGGCTCGGCAAGACGCTGCGCACCGAGGACCAGGACGGCGAGAAGGTCACGGTCACCGGGTCGTGGGATTCGGAAGAGGAAGCCCGCGGCATCGGCGAGGAGATCGAGCAGATCCAGCGCAAGGGCGAGAAGCTCAACGAGGTCGCGATCCTGGTGCGCGCCTCTTACCAGATGCGCGAGTTCGAAGACCGCTTCGTCACGCTCGGCCTGCCCTTTCGCGTCATCGGCGGCCCGCGCTTCTACGAGCGCGCAGAAATCCGCGACGCGCTCGCATACTTGCGCGTCATCAACTCGCCGGCCGACGACCTCGCCTTCGAGCGCATCGTCAACGTGCCCAAGCGGGGCCTCGGCGATGCCACCGTGCAGATGCTGCACGACCACGCCCGCAAGCGCCGCATTCCCCTGTTCGAAGCGGCCCGTGCGGTGGTCGAAACCGACGAGCTGAAGCCGAAGGCGCGCGGCTCGCTTCGCGACGTCGTCGCCCAGTTCGACCGCTGGCGCGCCCAGCGCGAGGTCACCGCCCACACTGATCTCGCCCAGATCGTGCTCGACGAGAGCGGCTATACCGAGATGTGGCAGAAGGACCGTTCGGCCGACGCCGCGGGCCGGCTGGAGAACCTGAAAGAGCTGGTGCGCTCGATGGAGGAGTTCGAAAACCTGCAAGGGTTTCTCGAGCACATCTCGCTGGTGATGGACCGCGACAGCGGCGCCGATGAGGATGCGGTGTCGCTGATGACGCTGCATTCGGCCAAGGGGCTGGAATTCGACAACGTGTTCCTGCCCGGTTGGGAAGAAGGCCTGTTCCCGAGCCAGCGCACGCTGGACGAACAGGGCCGCGCGGGGCTGGAAGAAGAGCGCCGGCTCGGCCATGTCGGCCTGACCCGCGCTCGCCGCCGCGCGATGATCTATTTCGCGACCAACCGGCGCATCCACGGCACCTGGTCGACCACGATCCCCTCGCGCTTCCTCGACGAATTGCCGGCGGCCAATGTCGAGATCACGGAATCCAAGGGCGGTTCGGCCTGGGGCGGCACCGGCGGCTACGGCGCCTCCCGCTTCGACGACATGGAGGCGTTCGGCTCGACCTATTCGACCCCGGGCTGGCAGCGCGCCCAGGCCAATCGCAACCGCGGCGGCGGCCGCAATGGCGGCGGCCGAAGCGGCGGCTTCGAAGAAGAAGCCGCGACGTTCTCCTCCTCCTCCTCGTCATCGGGTCCCGATTTCGGCAGCTTCTCCTCGCGCCGTCGCGGTCCCCTGACGATTGAGGGCGAGCTGGTGGCCAAATCCACCGGCACCACCTCGGAGTTCTCGCTGTCCGACCGCGTCTTCCACCAGAAATTCGGCTACGGCCGCGTCACCAAGATCGACGGCAACAAGCTCACCATCGCCTTCGACAAGGCCGGCGAGAAGAAGGTCGTGGACAGCTACGTGCAGCGGGCGTGA
- a CDS encoding DUF1328 domain-containing protein has protein sequence MLGWVVTFLVIALIAGILGFGGIAGASIEIAKIIFFIAVVLFLVSAVVGLARGRNRI, from the coding sequence ATGCTTGGCTGGGTTGTGACGTTTCTGGTTATCGCACTGATCGCCGGCATTCTCGGCTTCGGCGGCATCGCCGGCGCTTCGATCGAGATCGCCAAGATCATCTTCTTCATCGCGGTCGTTCTGTTCCTGGTCTCGGCCGTCGTCGGCTTGGCGCGCGGTCGCAACAGGATATAG
- a CDS encoding thioesterase family protein encodes MPETAASAPQAEPFRAAIMQIEPQWIDYNGHLNMAYYNVMFDRAIDQLWLELGMGPAYMKERGGSSFTAECHVRYLREIHLGDPVQIFVWLLEADDKRIHTFEEMRHASEGWLSATSENMSLHMDMTARRVAPFPPDIRERIAAVTRAHSAVPRPEGIGRNVAMPSKR; translated from the coding sequence ATGCCGGAGACTGCCGCCTCAGCGCCCCAAGCGGAGCCGTTCCGCGCCGCGATCATGCAGATCGAGCCGCAATGGATCGACTACAACGGCCATCTCAACATGGCCTACTACAACGTGATGTTCGACCGCGCGATCGACCAGCTCTGGCTCGAGCTTGGGATGGGGCCGGCCTACATGAAGGAGCGAGGCGGCTCGAGCTTCACCGCCGAGTGCCACGTGCGCTATTTGCGCGAAATCCACCTCGGCGATCCCGTGCAGATCTTCGTCTGGCTGCTCGAGGCCGACGACAAGCGGATCCACACATTCGAGGAGATGCGGCACGCCAGCGAAGGCTGGCTGTCGGCGACTTCCGAGAACATGTCACTGCATATGGACATGACTGCGCGGCGCGTCGCGCCGTTTCCGCCCGATATCCGTGAGCGTATCGCTGCGGTCACAAGGGCCCACAGCGCCGTACCGCGGCCCGAGGGCATCGGCCGGAACGTGGCGATGCCCTCGAAGCGGTGA